The following are from one region of the Alicyclobacillus fastidiosus genome:
- the rbsD gene encoding D-ribose pyranase, translated as MKKNGVLHSELSKIIAELGHGQALVVADYGLPVPKGVRMIDLAIRENVPAFMDVFRAILTELTVEKAVVASELKDINPSLYTTIETNVEMPLEQVPHETLKQITENVSVVVRTGEWTPYANVVLYAGVVF; from the coding sequence ATGAAGAAGAACGGTGTCTTGCATAGCGAGTTGTCAAAAATCATTGCTGAACTCGGACACGGACAGGCGCTTGTGGTCGCTGATTACGGACTTCCTGTTCCAAAAGGAGTTCGGATGATAGACCTTGCAATCCGTGAAAACGTACCCGCGTTTATGGATGTGTTCAGAGCTATTTTGACTGAGTTGACTGTCGAAAAGGCCGTGGTCGCCAGTGAACTAAAGGATATCAACCCGTCGCTTTACACGACGATTGAGACCAATGTAGAAATGCCACTTGAGCAGGTACCGCATGAAACGCTTAAACAAATTACTGAAAATGTAAGCGTTGTCGTCAGGACTGGTGAATGGACACCTTACGCAAACGTGGTTTTATATGCCGGCGTGGTATTTTAA
- a CDS encoding EAL domain-containing protein translates to MYVQQENDHERSGLSSLFRNNPDAVYSYDIHGRFIEGNFACTLLSGYEISELVGRSFCDIVSEAQVEQTAAIFKSTLAGASTTYETSIRHKLGHLVEVMVTTMPIKIGDQIVGTYGIAKDMTEIKRAQRFVDGQRKVLEMIIGGDSVRDTLDQIVTVMESLSDESVGAIWTFDAHRRRLMHAGGKNISQAIVHYMENEFRLGPYGGVLGKAMVSQEAVIVKDIETDRVWTRHLEMARAEGVRALWAKAFFDSRGLLIGCASMYFPTPREPGPHERKVLDTFVNLVELTLRNKQQTDDILQLAFTDSLTGIANRRKFYDVLSCHLHKGDEVGIMFLDLDRFKLFNDTLGHEFGDEILRRTAQLIRTCLPEEAILARMGGDEFTILLPGYASEAQVVEMASRVLEKTSEPVQLEGYPVQITTSMGIAFAPRDGKDISTIMKNVDTAMYAAKQMGRDRFAFYHPEMNAKHLEILTFESSMRDALTRNEFFVEYQPKIDIRTNKIVGAEALVRWRHPKEGVLPPGRFIPIAEETGLVCSIGLWVLQDVCQTVKHWQDSGIPEMSVAINISGVELVRPNSVRRIMDVIQRTQVDPSWLEFEITETTLIKDGDIVKLAIQHFKRHGITIALDDFGTGYSSLGVLTQYDIDTLKIDHAFTSGILAKDAKYESVIVAMIALAHSMDMKVVAEGVETQYQQEFLIDQGCDVMQGFLFSPAVAPDVLEMRIRSEIHEQ, encoded by the coding sequence ATGTATGTACAGCAGGAGAACGATCATGAAAGAAGTGGGTTATCCTCCTTGTTCCGCAATAACCCAGATGCGGTGTATTCATATGACATACATGGGCGTTTCATCGAGGGCAACTTCGCCTGTACGTTGCTGTCTGGGTATGAAATATCTGAATTGGTAGGCAGGTCATTTTGCGATATCGTGTCGGAGGCTCAAGTAGAGCAGACTGCAGCTATCTTTAAGTCCACGCTCGCTGGCGCGTCGACTACGTACGAAACGTCGATCCGCCACAAACTTGGACATCTCGTCGAGGTCATGGTGACGACCATGCCGATCAAAATAGGCGATCAAATCGTCGGAACGTATGGGATCGCAAAGGATATGACCGAGATCAAGCGAGCGCAGCGGTTCGTTGACGGGCAACGCAAAGTTCTCGAGATGATCATCGGCGGGGATAGCGTTCGTGATACGTTGGATCAAATCGTGACGGTGATGGAATCGCTGTCTGATGAATCCGTCGGGGCCATTTGGACATTTGATGCGCACAGGCGCAGGCTTATGCACGCAGGTGGAAAAAATATCTCACAAGCGATCGTCCACTACATGGAAAACGAGTTTAGGCTTGGTCCATACGGTGGTGTGCTTGGGAAGGCAATGGTCTCTCAGGAAGCGGTGATCGTGAAGGACATTGAAACTGATCGGGTGTGGACGCGTCATCTTGAAATGGCCAGAGCAGAGGGCGTTCGCGCGTTGTGGGCAAAGGCTTTTTTCGATTCGCGTGGGCTTCTCATCGGCTGTGCATCGATGTACTTTCCGACACCGAGGGAGCCGGGACCACATGAACGAAAGGTACTGGATACGTTTGTGAATTTGGTTGAACTCACCCTTCGCAACAAACAGCAGACCGACGACATCTTACAACTGGCGTTTACGGACTCCCTAACTGGTATCGCCAATCGGAGAAAGTTTTATGACGTGCTCTCGTGTCATCTCCACAAAGGCGATGAAGTTGGGATAATGTTCTTAGATCTGGACCGCTTCAAGTTGTTTAACGATACACTGGGCCATGAGTTTGGCGATGAAATCCTGCGCAGGACCGCGCAATTGATCAGGACTTGCCTTCCCGAAGAGGCGATTCTAGCACGCATGGGTGGCGACGAATTCACCATTCTTCTGCCTGGGTACGCGAGTGAAGCGCAAGTTGTGGAGATGGCGAGCCGCGTACTCGAGAAGACGAGCGAGCCGGTTCAACTGGAGGGATATCCAGTTCAGATCACCACCAGCATGGGGATTGCATTTGCACCAAGAGACGGTAAGGACATAAGTACTATCATGAAAAATGTCGATACGGCGATGTACGCGGCCAAACAAATGGGCCGGGATCGATTCGCGTTTTACCATCCCGAGATGAACGCGAAGCATTTGGAGATCCTTACTTTTGAATCGAGTATGCGCGATGCGCTCACTCGAAATGAGTTTTTTGTCGAGTACCAGCCGAAAATTGACATCCGAACAAATAAAATTGTCGGCGCAGAGGCGCTCGTTCGCTGGAGACATCCGAAGGAAGGCGTTCTGCCGCCGGGACGCTTTATTCCGATTGCTGAGGAGACTGGGTTGGTCTGTTCCATCGGACTTTGGGTCTTACAGGATGTGTGTCAGACCGTGAAGCACTGGCAGGATTCCGGCATACCGGAGATGAGCGTAGCCATTAACATTTCTGGAGTCGAATTGGTCCGTCCGAACTCAGTTAGGCGGATCATGGATGTGATCCAGAGAACTCAGGTAGATCCATCGTGGCTCGAGTTTGAAATCACGGAAACGACCTTGATCAAAGACGGGGATATCGTTAAATTGGCCATCCAACATTTCAAACGCCACGGTATTACCATTGCGTTGGACGACTTTGGGACAGGATATTCCTCATTAGGGGTATTAACTCAGTACGATATCGACACACTCAAAATTGATCACGCCTTTACATCGGGAATTCTGGCAAAGGACGCAAAATACGAGAGCGTCATCGTGGCCATGATCGCGCTCGCTCACAGCATGGATATGAAGGTCGTCGCCGAGGGCGTGGAAACACAGTACCAACAAGAATTCCTCATAGATCAAGGCTGTGATGTGATGCAGGGGTTCTTGTTTAGTCCCGCCGTTGCGCCAGACGTGTTGGAGATGCGGATCCGCAGCGAGATACATGAGCAATGA
- a CDS encoding substrate-binding domain-containing protein translates to MMKNWKIAAFSALAAGVLATGCGTTNSASTNGSSSNNTSAGNATTSSSASGKTVGFAVSTLNNPFFVAMQNGVQSEAQKDGLKVTVENGNNDAATQLNQVQDLIQQHVSAILLNPVDSNSLSSAVKLANQANIPVITLDRSVNGGTVATFIASDSVQAGKEAADQLIKALGGKGQVVELQGTIGASSEIDREKGFDQEIATASGIKVVAKQTANFDRNTAMNVMQNILQAHPDINGVFAQNDEMALGALKAIQQSGKKGIAIVGIDGEQEAITDVNNGSMYADVAQQPTQEGMLGIDNAVKLINGQTVPATVSSPLQLVNKGSSFKGF, encoded by the coding sequence ATGATGAAAAATTGGAAAATCGCAGCGTTTAGTGCATTGGCAGCAGGGGTCCTGGCAACCGGTTGTGGAACGACAAATTCGGCTTCGACAAACGGATCGAGCTCGAATAATACTTCAGCTGGAAACGCTACCACAAGTTCATCCGCTTCTGGAAAGACGGTCGGTTTCGCCGTTTCCACACTGAACAACCCATTCTTTGTTGCGATGCAGAACGGCGTTCAGTCCGAAGCGCAAAAAGATGGACTCAAAGTCACCGTCGAGAACGGCAATAATGACGCAGCTACGCAGTTGAACCAAGTACAGGATTTGATTCAACAACACGTCAGTGCCATCCTGTTGAATCCGGTGGACAGCAACAGCTTGTCTTCCGCCGTGAAACTTGCCAACCAGGCTAACATTCCGGTTATCACACTTGACCGCAGTGTCAACGGTGGGACGGTCGCGACGTTTATCGCTTCAGACAGCGTGCAGGCGGGCAAGGAAGCTGCTGATCAATTGATTAAGGCGCTTGGCGGCAAGGGACAGGTGGTTGAATTACAAGGAACCATCGGCGCGTCTTCGGAAATTGACCGCGAAAAAGGTTTTGACCAAGAAATTGCAACCGCTTCTGGGATCAAAGTCGTGGCGAAGCAAACTGCGAACTTTGACCGCAACACGGCCATGAACGTCATGCAGAATATTCTTCAAGCGCATCCAGACATCAACGGGGTCTTCGCGCAAAACGACGAAATGGCCTTGGGGGCACTGAAAGCCATTCAGCAGTCGGGTAAAAAGGGAATCGCCATCGTCGGCATCGACGGTGAACAAGAGGCCATTACCGATGTGAACAATGGTTCGATGTATGCGGATGTTGCACAACAGCCCACACAAGAGGGAATGCTCGGTATCGACAATGCAGTCAAGCTGATTAACGGACAGACTGTACCTGCCACAGTGAGCTCACCGCTTCAACTCGTGAACAAGGGTTCAAGCTTCAAAGGGTTTTAA
- a CDS encoding nucleotidyltransferase domain-containing protein: MGVRVEGEPPYPTTKEELDNYCSNFIQSLRSHLGNRLISVHLCGSWARREAHPPESDTDLMVVIDKVDEHTSNALRQVWKDTDIGCANVVDLVEIKAEPTELMAMMSDCHTVLFGSDPFPMPSKERYAQNLADVASTIGLNARCQDYYNWESSERSTSNLKYLNGKVLKWALRNLVAMRTGNMPVTYRDLKEQLKDTDEGELLNWTENVSDDDYATTEKRLAIARRFSLFAEKWLKESASARSSAN, encoded by the coding sequence ATGGGTGTTCGAGTCGAGGGCGAACCGCCATATCCGACAACTAAAGAAGAACTGGACAATTACTGTTCCAACTTCATTCAATCCTTACGTTCACACCTAGGAAATCGCTTAATTAGCGTTCATTTGTGCGGCAGTTGGGCGCGTAGGGAAGCTCATCCCCCTGAAAGTGATACAGATTTGATGGTAGTTATCGACAAAGTAGATGAGCATACGTCTAACGCACTACGACAGGTATGGAAAGATACAGACATTGGGTGTGCAAATGTCGTTGATTTAGTGGAAATCAAAGCCGAACCAACGGAATTGATGGCGATGATGTCTGACTGTCATACGGTGCTGTTTGGCAGTGATCCATTTCCTATGCCTTCGAAGGAGAGATATGCTCAAAACCTTGCGGATGTGGCAAGCACAATTGGACTAAATGCTCGTTGCCAGGATTACTACAATTGGGAATCAAGTGAAAGAAGCACAAGTAACCTCAAGTATTTGAACGGTAAAGTGCTAAAGTGGGCGTTGAGAAACCTAGTTGCGATGCGCACTGGTAATATGCCAGTCACTTATCGCGACCTGAAGGAACAGTTAAAAGACACAGACGAGGGTGAACTACTGAACTGGACAGAGAATGTGTCTGATGATGATTACGCAACCACGGAAAAACGGTTGGCAATCGCCAGACGGTTTAGCTTGTTCGCCGAAAAATGGCTTAAGGAAAGTGCTTCAGCACGGAGCAGCGCAAACTAA
- a CDS encoding IclR family transcriptional regulator, whose protein sequence is MTTNSNDKNRKIQSVEIGFSILKSIATARAPQTLGALSQDTGLHKSQLYRYLNTFVDLGVLTRHDQDTPRWSLGPELIGLGQVAAATLDVHIHAAPITLKLRDALQETVAVSIWRAGGPFFVGWEKSNKVVNIGLGAGAYVPLYTATGKIFRAFLPEAETQEVYDRDVSAGRIQPEAYAKDIAQVRKDGLARTRGSLQDGVAAVSAPIYGPLGNLVGALSVLGVLGFLDDSLDGPVVAQLRRAAMEVSVRLGYQAGQGSM, encoded by the coding sequence ATGACTACGAACAGCAACGATAAAAACCGCAAGATCCAGTCGGTCGAAATTGGGTTTTCCATTTTGAAATCGATCGCGACTGCGAGAGCACCGCAAACACTCGGTGCGTTGTCACAAGACACCGGGCTTCACAAAAGTCAGTTGTATCGATATTTGAACACATTTGTGGACTTAGGCGTGCTCACCCGCCACGATCAAGACACTCCGCGCTGGTCCTTAGGGCCTGAGCTCATCGGACTCGGGCAAGTGGCGGCTGCCACCTTAGACGTGCATATCCACGCGGCCCCGATCACGTTAAAGCTGCGCGATGCGTTGCAGGAAACGGTCGCTGTGAGTATCTGGCGCGCTGGTGGGCCGTTTTTCGTCGGATGGGAAAAGAGCAACAAAGTGGTGAATATCGGCTTAGGTGCCGGGGCGTACGTACCTTTATATACTGCCACCGGCAAAATATTCCGAGCGTTCCTCCCGGAAGCCGAGACGCAGGAGGTATACGACCGGGATGTCAGTGCGGGGCGAATTCAGCCCGAAGCGTATGCCAAAGACATCGCTCAAGTTCGTAAGGACGGATTGGCGCGAACGAGGGGCAGTTTACAGGACGGTGTTGCGGCAGTTAGTGCACCCATCTACGGTCCGCTCGGCAATTTGGTTGGGGCACTCAGTGTACTAGGGGTACTAGGATTTTTAGACGACTCACTGGACGGCCCAGTTGTGGCACAACTTCGTCGCGCCGCGATGGAAGTCTCGGTTCGACTGGGGTATCAGGCTGGTCAAGGAAGCATGTGA
- a CDS encoding LacI family DNA-binding transcriptional regulator, which yields MSNTIKEVAKLAGVSVSTVSRVINNSGYVGEKTRKKIVDAMDTLRFEPSSIARGLVSGKTSTIGLLLPDVSNPFFAEVARGTEEAAIESGFTVILCNSNWDLERERMYLNVLKGRAVEGVIVIGNRSAERDLIGAVSPLPCVFVDRKVSSDQSYIWIDHEKGAKIATEKLLSIGCEHIVHVTGPRKSTSARARLSGYLKTMKKSGMEPKVLSGNFRFTGGYEAAKALFLNDNPPDGVFAANDMMAIGIIQAANELGVSIPNDVSIVGYDDIDMAKCTSPALTTIRQPANEMGRAAFSLFKNRVSEMKIEFDAKLVERKSTK from the coding sequence ATGTCGAACACGATTAAAGAAGTCGCAAAGTTAGCAGGGGTTTCCGTGTCGACTGTGTCGCGAGTCATCAACAACAGCGGCTATGTCGGCGAAAAGACGCGCAAAAAAATCGTCGACGCAATGGATACCTTACGTTTTGAGCCGAGTTCCATCGCGAGGGGACTCGTCAGCGGCAAAACGTCGACGATCGGTCTGCTTCTTCCCGATGTCTCTAACCCGTTTTTTGCGGAAGTGGCGCGGGGAACGGAGGAAGCAGCGATTGAGAGCGGATTTACGGTGATCCTTTGTAACTCCAACTGGGATCTCGAGCGGGAGAGAATGTACCTCAACGTCCTCAAAGGAAGGGCTGTGGAAGGGGTCATCGTGATTGGCAACCGCAGTGCGGAGCGCGACTTGATCGGCGCGGTTTCACCGCTGCCGTGCGTGTTTGTCGACCGTAAGGTGTCGAGCGACCAGAGCTATATATGGATCGATCACGAAAAAGGGGCGAAGATTGCCACCGAAAAACTGCTTTCCATCGGTTGCGAACACATCGTACATGTGACTGGTCCGAGAAAGTCGACTTCGGCTCGGGCTCGTTTGAGTGGATATTTGAAGACGATGAAAAAAAGCGGCATGGAGCCCAAAGTGCTTTCGGGCAACTTCCGGTTCACTGGTGGATATGAAGCCGCAAAGGCTCTCTTTCTGAACGACAACCCGCCAGATGGGGTATTTGCGGCCAACGACATGATGGCTATCGGCATTATCCAGGCAGCAAATGAACTCGGTGTTTCGATTCCGAACGACGTCTCGATTGTGGGGTACGATGATATCGACATGGCAAAATGCACTTCTCCGGCCTTGACGACGATCCGCCAGCCCGCCAATGAGATGGGGCGCGCGGCGTTTTCCCTCTTTAAGAATCGCGTATCGGAGATGAAAATCGAATTCGATGCAAAGTTGGTTGAACGCAAATCTACAAAATAG
- a CDS encoding FAD-dependent monooxygenase yields MTLPVIVVGAGPVGLTVADILSMQGTPVIVLEKSASLSKEWRASTFHSATMELLEPSGIADELMKLGLVADKVQYRDRTTGLFAEFDCNVIADETKYPFRLQCPQSTYVRLVNDRLQTREGVEIRYRCEVVRLEQDQHGVTVTLKTPDGQEQIRAELVLGADGARSTVRKELGFKFEGYTLEQRFLLVGTPVDFRKYIPDLSYVNYIADPEEFLFILRVPEAWRFLYPVPADLSEEVALDPDRIQRQLQKALHTTDHFPIIERMIYRVHQRVSEKFYDDRVILLGDAAHVNSPMGGLGLNSGIHDAVDLSRRLIRVFAGDGDLHDELETYSKVRREVALAYVRQITERNTSVLTEQDAQKRLQLQAELAAEANDPVRAKQWLLRATLISSVREQGIGERPPAVRS; encoded by the coding sequence ATGACATTACCAGTGATTGTTGTGGGGGCGGGACCAGTTGGATTAACCGTTGCGGATATTTTGAGCATGCAGGGTACACCGGTGATTGTGCTGGAGAAGAGCGCCAGCCTGAGCAAGGAATGGCGAGCGTCAACTTTTCACTCGGCGACGATGGAACTGTTGGAGCCGTCGGGCATCGCGGACGAGTTGATGAAGTTGGGACTCGTGGCCGACAAGGTGCAGTACCGTGACAGAACGACGGGACTGTTCGCCGAGTTTGATTGCAATGTGATCGCGGACGAGACCAAGTACCCATTTCGCCTACAATGCCCGCAGTCGACTTACGTACGGCTTGTCAACGATCGACTGCAGACGCGCGAAGGCGTAGAAATTCGATATCGTTGTGAGGTTGTACGCCTCGAGCAGGATCAGCACGGCGTGACGGTAACCTTGAAAACGCCTGATGGGCAAGAGCAAATTCGAGCAGAACTAGTGCTTGGTGCAGATGGTGCCCGTAGTACGGTTCGCAAAGAGCTGGGATTCAAGTTTGAGGGTTATACACTTGAACAACGGTTTTTGTTAGTTGGTACGCCAGTTGACTTCCGCAAGTACATTCCCGACCTGTCCTATGTCAACTACATTGCAGACCCGGAGGAATTCCTATTCATTCTGCGCGTTCCGGAAGCTTGGCGATTCCTGTATCCAGTGCCTGCGGATCTGTCGGAAGAAGTGGCACTAGATCCAGATAGAATTCAACGACAGCTACAAAAAGCGCTTCACACCACAGATCACTTCCCTATCATCGAACGGATGATTTATCGGGTTCACCAACGCGTTTCTGAGAAGTTCTACGACGACCGCGTCATCTTGCTAGGCGACGCCGCTCACGTCAACAGTCCTATGGGTGGACTCGGACTCAACAGCGGGATTCATGATGCAGTCGATCTCTCCCGTAGGCTTATTCGCGTCTTTGCTGGCGACGGCGATCTCCATGATGAACTGGAGACTTACTCAAAAGTGCGGCGTGAGGTGGCACTCGCGTACGTTCGGCAGATCACCGAGCGCAACACCAGCGTGCTCACTGAGCAAGACGCGCAAAAACGTCTCCAACTTCAGGCTGAATTGGCCGCCGAGGCGAATGACCCTGTACGAGCAAAGCAGTGGCTGTTGCGAGCAACGCTGATTTCAAGCGTTCGTGAACAAGGTATTGGCGAGCGGCCACCAGCTGTCAGGTCGTAA
- the rbsK gene encoding ribokinase, producing the protein MNIVVVGSLNMDVVNRVEKHPLPGETIKGKGTEYIPGGKGANQAVAASRANASVRMVGAVGKDGFGKQLVASLNQDGIDTTNVLVKDGTSGIAFITVNDQGENNIILSEGANGALTTEDIQSIADALLCDAVLVQNEIPLETTYETIRAARGRATRIYYNPAPAHPVPKEILQMIDVLVLNETEASVVLNRVLTTHKEYVDAAKELVFRGAKAVILTLGPEGAIFVNEHQSVRVPAFQVSAVDTTAAGDTFIGAFASVYKGDNAMESLRYASAASAITVTRAGAQISIPTGQEIEEFLKRSS; encoded by the coding sequence TTGAATATCGTTGTGGTTGGTAGCCTGAACATGGATGTTGTGAACCGTGTTGAAAAGCATCCACTACCAGGAGAGACCATCAAAGGGAAGGGAACAGAATATATTCCCGGCGGCAAAGGAGCGAATCAAGCGGTTGCCGCGTCCCGGGCGAACGCGTCCGTTCGGATGGTCGGTGCGGTCGGTAAGGATGGCTTTGGTAAACAATTGGTGGCATCCCTCAATCAGGATGGGATCGATACGACGAACGTCTTGGTAAAGGACGGTACGTCAGGAATCGCGTTTATTACAGTGAATGATCAAGGTGAAAATAATATCATTCTGTCCGAAGGTGCAAACGGTGCTTTGACCACGGAGGACATTCAATCTATTGCCGACGCGTTGCTCTGCGATGCCGTGCTCGTTCAAAACGAAATTCCACTGGAGACGACGTATGAAACAATTCGAGCGGCCCGCGGGAGGGCAACTAGAATTTATTATAATCCGGCGCCTGCACACCCAGTTCCCAAAGAGATACTTCAAATGATCGACGTTCTGGTGTTAAATGAGACTGAGGCCAGTGTCGTGTTAAATCGGGTGCTCACTACGCATAAAGAGTATGTCGACGCTGCCAAGGAACTCGTGTTCCGTGGAGCTAAGGCGGTCATTCTGACATTGGGACCTGAGGGAGCGATTTTTGTGAACGAACATCAGTCCGTACGCGTGCCCGCTTTTCAAGTGAGCGCGGTCGACACAACGGCGGCTGGTGACACGTTTATTGGCGCGTTCGCAAGCGTATACAAGGGTGATAACGCGATGGAATCCTTGAGATATGCGTCGGCTGCTTCCGCCATTACAGTCACGCGCGCTGGGGCACAGATATCGATCCCGACAGGCCAAGAGATTGAGGAGTTTCTCAAACGTTCTTCTTAA
- a CDS encoding sugar ABC transporter ATP-binding protein, translating to MGTLRMSGINKSFSGVRVLEQVELLVDGGKVVALLGENGAGKSTLMKILTGEYQADAGEISIDDQVVSIRNIEDAKRHRIGMIHQELNLFPNLSIAENFLIGNEEEFKKTGFIRNHKLKEKVSDILKQVNLQRDPSELVKNLGIGEQQLVEIGKALLQDVKYLVMDEPTAALTESETERLFQIIESLKQNGVGIIYISHRMEELYKIADQVSVLRDGQFIATRDMKTADENELVSMMVGRTVDERYPKTPSKPGETLLRAVNVKTPKVKRATIEVKVGEIVGLGGLMGAGRTELVSAFAGVDKILEGELEFKGKRVRFKSPKQAIDSGIAFVTEDRKSQGLILPFSVRDNMALPTLNLRNKFGFIESKKEKSFAAEMVKKLRIKVASTEQPAGSLSGGNQQKIVIGKWMAQDPALLILDEPTRGIDVGAKQEIYELMNAFKAQGRGILMISSDLPELMGICDRIYVMHEGEVMGEIKGEDMNNENFMKLATGRKLS from the coding sequence GTGGGTACGTTACGAATGAGCGGCATCAATAAATCGTTTTCAGGTGTTCGTGTCCTCGAGCAAGTCGAACTGCTTGTCGACGGGGGCAAGGTTGTCGCATTGCTTGGCGAAAATGGCGCTGGGAAATCGACCCTGATGAAAATTTTAACCGGAGAATACCAGGCAGATGCGGGGGAAATCTCCATCGATGATCAGGTGGTGTCGATTCGCAACATCGAAGATGCAAAACGGCACCGAATCGGCATGATACACCAGGAACTGAATCTGTTCCCCAATCTATCGATTGCCGAAAACTTCCTCATTGGAAACGAAGAGGAGTTCAAAAAGACTGGATTCATTCGGAATCACAAGTTGAAGGAGAAAGTAAGCGATATCTTAAAGCAAGTCAACCTTCAGCGAGACCCAAGTGAATTGGTCAAGAACCTTGGCATCGGTGAACAGCAACTGGTCGAAATCGGGAAGGCGCTGCTTCAAGACGTCAAGTACCTTGTGATGGATGAACCGACCGCGGCCCTGACCGAGAGTGAAACGGAGCGGCTGTTTCAGATTATAGAGTCATTGAAGCAAAACGGTGTAGGAATCATCTATATTTCTCACCGAATGGAAGAGCTGTACAAGATTGCTGATCAGGTTTCTGTCCTCAGAGACGGGCAATTTATCGCGACGCGCGACATGAAGACGGCAGACGAAAACGAACTGGTTTCGATGATGGTCGGGCGCACGGTCGATGAGCGGTACCCGAAAACGCCTTCGAAGCCAGGTGAAACGTTACTTCGAGCGGTGAACGTCAAAACGCCCAAAGTCAAAAGGGCGACCATCGAAGTAAAGGTCGGAGAGATCGTCGGACTCGGTGGACTGATGGGCGCTGGAAGAACTGAGCTTGTAAGCGCATTTGCCGGTGTGGACAAAATTCTTGAAGGTGAACTTGAATTTAAAGGCAAGCGGGTTCGGTTCAAATCACCTAAGCAGGCAATCGACAGTGGCATTGCATTCGTGACGGAGGATAGAAAGTCACAAGGCTTGATTTTACCTTTTAGCGTCCGCGACAATATGGCGCTCCCGACGCTCAACCTACGCAACAAATTTGGATTCATCGAGAGCAAGAAGGAAAAGAGCTTTGCCGCAGAGATGGTGAAAAAGCTGCGCATCAAGGTGGCGTCTACGGAGCAGCCGGCTGGAAGCTTGAGCGGTGGGAATCAACAAAAAATCGTCATCGGCAAGTGGATGGCACAAGATCCTGCTCTATTGATTCTCGACGAGCCCACGCGAGGGATCGATGTGGGAGCGAAACAAGAGATCTACGAATTGATGAATGCGTTTAAAGCACAAGGAAGAGGCATCTTGATGATCTCATCCGACTTACCAGAACTCATGGGTATCTGCGACCGTATCTACGTCATGCACGAAGGGGAAGTCATGGGTGAAATCAAAGGCGAGGACATGAATAACGAGAACTTCATGAAGTTGGCAACCGGGAGGAAACTATCGTGA
- the rbsC gene encoding ribose ABC transporter permease (functions to transport ribose at high affinity; forms a complex with RbsA2C2B), whose protein sequence is MVNVIKKYRLGPLLGLVLIFIVMSILSNQFLTFANLRNVALQTTVNALLGVGMTFVILTSGIDLSVGSTLALSAVISSQLMVAHVNVFLACIVGIIVGAVGGALNGLLVSYGRLAPFIVTLGTQQLFRGLTEVFTHGMPIFNLPNSFSGLGTGLVAGIPIPVIIAAVVFIVGWIVLKKTVVGRKVYALGGNEKVAQLAGVKVNRYLVWVYVIAGVLAALAGLILTSRLGTAEPTAGTGYELDAITAVVLGGTSLVGGEGSIVGTLIGALILGVIDNGLNLLNVSSFWQDAVKGLIILVAILLDRKKN, encoded by the coding sequence ATCGTGAATGTGATTAAAAAATATCGGCTTGGCCCCTTGCTCGGGCTGGTTCTCATTTTCATCGTGATGTCGATTTTGTCAAATCAGTTTCTCACGTTTGCCAATTTGCGAAACGTCGCTCTTCAGACAACAGTAAACGCGCTCTTGGGCGTCGGCATGACGTTTGTCATCCTGACTTCGGGAATTGACTTGTCCGTCGGTTCAACCTTGGCGCTCAGTGCAGTCATTTCTTCTCAGTTAATGGTGGCACACGTCAACGTCTTCCTCGCTTGTATCGTTGGTATTATCGTCGGTGCCGTCGGTGGAGCGCTCAATGGACTTCTTGTATCGTACGGACGTCTCGCCCCATTCATTGTGACATTGGGTACACAGCAGTTATTCAGGGGATTAACTGAAGTCTTTACACATGGGATGCCTATTTTTAATTTGCCCAATTCCTTTTCGGGTCTCGGAACGGGACTTGTCGCTGGCATTCCGATTCCTGTCATCATCGCCGCAGTCGTCTTTATCGTCGGCTGGATCGTCCTCAAAAAGACGGTTGTTGGCCGCAAGGTGTACGCCCTCGGCGGGAATGAAAAGGTCGCGCAACTTGCAGGCGTCAAAGTCAATCGCTATCTCGTTTGGGTATACGTCATCGCGGGTGTGCTAGCAGCATTAGCAGGACTCATCTTAACTTCCCGCCTTGGGACGGCTGAGCCAACCGCCGGAACAGGCTACGAACTCGATGCCATCACAGCGGTCGTACTTGGCGGTACAAGCCTCGTCGGCGGCGAAGGAAGCATCGTTGGCACGTTAATTGGTGCACTCATTTTGGGGGTGATCGACAACGGATTAAACCTTTTAAATGTAAGCTCATTCTGGCAGGATGCTGTCAAAGGTTTGATTATTTTGGTCGCAATTTTGCTGGACCGCAAGAAGAACTAA